One genomic window of Melanotaenia boesemani isolate fMelBoe1 chromosome 20, fMelBoe1.pri, whole genome shotgun sequence includes the following:
- the exd2 gene encoding exonuclease 3'-5' domain-containing protein 2 isoform X2, which produces MSHRGPLTTIITTVLGATLGGLLIWRVYRTKRKKLPSVQKVADSVEDPCPVEKEFPAVEFQYIQPPHNAEKEFKTVECQTTKMPPPVQTLSSDQLLGVKPVMISCEQEWQQLWPLMQKDLSVFPVLGFDCEWVSAKGRACAVSLLQLATYSGLCVLVRLLVFRHGQQPFPLSLMEVLRDPNILKVGVGCYEDGKRLTRDYGLSLMCTVDLRYLALRQRQSSVNNGLSLKSLASDLLNISLDKSLELRCSDWEADQLTLEQITYAARDAQVSIALFLHLLSLQSEAGPSFPSGGSFSELASRCQGLVDVPFRGRGDGDDKAGEGERRRRTRKPAVNESPESGDQQVPDPRKNNKRKPLGVGYSARKSPLYDNCFLYAPDGQPLCTCDKKKAKWYLDKGIGVLQSEDPFVVRLLFEPSGRPDSQQDYYLTAKENLCVVCGKADSYIRKNIVPHEYRRHFPTEMKDHNSHDILLLCTSCHAASNVHDSFLKQQLAEEFAAPQGCEEGVRPLEDSDRRRVRSAARALLGAGEGLPEQRREELQVLIKNFLNVKDEKLTLEVLQQVASLETRILNETYVPHGLKVVQAHAEQGLRGLMDLERRWRQHFLTTMQPRHLPPLWSVDHNHSKFLRKYGEDLPISLN; this is translated from the exons ATGTCTCACCGAGGGCCTTTAACCACCATCATAACAACAGTACTAGGGGCAACCCTAGGAGGGCTCCTCATATGGCGGGTGTATCGAACCAAAAGGAAGAAGTTGCCTTCCGTCCAGAAGGTGGCTGATTCTGTGGAAGATCCATGTCCTGTGGAGAAGGAATTCCCAGCAGTGGAGTTTCAGTACATCCAGCCTCCACATAACgcagagaaagaatttaagACAGTGGAGTGTCAGACCACAAAAATGCCCCCTCCTGTCCAAACCCTGTCATCTGATCAGCTGCTGGGGGTGAAACCAGTGATGATCAGCTGTGAGCAGGAGTGGCAGCAGTTGTGGCCTCTGATGCAAAAGGACCTATCAGTCTTCCCTGTGCTGGGGTTTGACTGTGAATGG GTATCGGCAAAGGGTCGAGCCTGcgcagtttccctgctgcagttGGCCACGTACTCAGGTCTGTGTGTGCTGGTGAGGCTGCTGGTGTTTCGCCATGGGCAGCAGCCATTCCCACTCAGCTTGATGGAAGTTCTCAGAGACCCAAACATTTTGAAGGTTGGCGTTGGTTGTTATGAAGACGGGAAGCGTCTGACACGCGACTATGGCCTGTCGCTGATGTGTACGGTCGACCTGCGTTACCTTGCCTTAAGACAGAG GCAATCTTCTGTGAACAATGGCCTCAGTCTGAAGTCTTTGGCTTCAGATCTGTTGAACATATCTTTAGATAAATCTTTGGAGTTGCGCTGCAGTGACTGGGAAGCAGATCAGTTGACGTTAGAGCAG ATAACCTACGCTGCCAGAGATGCTCAGGTTTCCATCGCGCTCtttctccacctcctcagccTCCAATCTGAAGCCGGACCCTCCTTTCCCAGTGGGGGCTCTTTCTCTGAGCTGGCCTCCCGCTGTCAGGGTCTGGTGGATGTTCCTTTCAGGGGCCGAGGAGACGGAGATGACAAGGCAGGCGAAGGAGAGAGAAGGCGGCGGACACGGAAACCAGCAGTTAATGAAAGCCCAGAGTCTGGAGATCAGCAAGTCCCAGACCCTCGAAAAAATAACAAGAGGAAGCCCCTGGGTGTTGGCTATTCTGCCAG GAAGTCTCCTCTGTACGATAACTGTTTTCTCTATGCACCTGATGGTCAGCCTCTGTGTACctgtgacaaaaagaaagccAAGTGGTACCTAGATAAAGGAATTGGAG TGCTTCAGAGTGAAGATCCTTTTGTTGTGCGGCTGCTGTTTGAGCCATCAGGACGTCCCGACTCGCAGCAGGACTACTATCTGACAGCCAAAGAGAATCTCTGTGTCGTCTGTGGCAAAGCTGATTCCTACATCAG gaaaaacattGTTCCACACGAGTACAGACGGCACTTCCCTACGGAGATGAAGGACCACAACTCGCATGACATCCTGCTGCTCTGCACAAGCTGCCACGCTGCTTCCAACGTGCACGACAGCTtcctgaagcagcagctggctGAAGAATTTGCCGCCCCTCAGGGCTGCGAAGAGGGAGTTCGGCCGCTGGAGGACTCAGACCGTCGGCGAGTGCGTTCGGCAGCTCGAGCTCTGCTCGGTGCCGGGGAGGGACTGCCAGAGCAGCGTCGAGAGGAGCTGCAGGTGCTGATCAAGAACTTCCTGAACGTAAAGGATGAGAAGCTGACGCTTGAGGTGCTGCAGCAGGTGGCCAGTCTGGAGACCAG GATATTGAACGAGACGTACGTGCCTCACGGTCTGAAAGTGGTGCAAGCTCATGCTGAACAGGGTCTGCGGGGCCTGATGGACCTGGAGCGTCGCTGGAGGCAGCACTTCCtcaccaccatgcagcctcgccacctccctcctctctggTCCGTTGACCACAATCACAGCAAGTTTCTCCGCAAATACGGAGAGGACCTGCCCATCAGTCTCAACTGA
- the exd2 gene encoding exonuclease 3'-5' domain-containing protein 2 isoform X1: MSHRGPLTTIITTVLGATLGGLLIWRVYRTKRKKLPSVQKVADSVEDPCPVEKEFPAVEFQYIQPPHNAEKEFKTVECQTTKMPPPVQTLSSDQLLGVKPVMISCEQEWQQLWPLMQKDLSVFPVLGFDCEWVKTDGVSAKGRACAVSLLQLATYSGLCVLVRLLVFRHGQQPFPLSLMEVLRDPNILKVGVGCYEDGKRLTRDYGLSLMCTVDLRYLALRQRQSSVNNGLSLKSLASDLLNISLDKSLELRCSDWEADQLTLEQITYAARDAQVSIALFLHLLSLQSEAGPSFPSGGSFSELASRCQGLVDVPFRGRGDGDDKAGEGERRRRTRKPAVNESPESGDQQVPDPRKNNKRKPLGVGYSARKSPLYDNCFLYAPDGQPLCTCDKKKAKWYLDKGIGVLQSEDPFVVRLLFEPSGRPDSQQDYYLTAKENLCVVCGKADSYIRKNIVPHEYRRHFPTEMKDHNSHDILLLCTSCHAASNVHDSFLKQQLAEEFAAPQGCEEGVRPLEDSDRRRVRSAARALLGAGEGLPEQRREELQVLIKNFLNVKDEKLTLEVLQQVASLETRILNETYVPHGLKVVQAHAEQGLRGLMDLERRWRQHFLTTMQPRHLPPLWSVDHNHSKFLRKYGEDLPISLN, translated from the exons ATGTCTCACCGAGGGCCTTTAACCACCATCATAACAACAGTACTAGGGGCAACCCTAGGAGGGCTCCTCATATGGCGGGTGTATCGAACCAAAAGGAAGAAGTTGCCTTCCGTCCAGAAGGTGGCTGATTCTGTGGAAGATCCATGTCCTGTGGAGAAGGAATTCCCAGCAGTGGAGTTTCAGTACATCCAGCCTCCACATAACgcagagaaagaatttaagACAGTGGAGTGTCAGACCACAAAAATGCCCCCTCCTGTCCAAACCCTGTCATCTGATCAGCTGCTGGGGGTGAAACCAGTGATGATCAGCTGTGAGCAGGAGTGGCAGCAGTTGTGGCCTCTGATGCAAAAGGACCTATCAGTCTTCCCTGTGCTGGGGTTTGACTGTGAATGGGTAAAGACCGATGGC GTATCGGCAAAGGGTCGAGCCTGcgcagtttccctgctgcagttGGCCACGTACTCAGGTCTGTGTGTGCTGGTGAGGCTGCTGGTGTTTCGCCATGGGCAGCAGCCATTCCCACTCAGCTTGATGGAAGTTCTCAGAGACCCAAACATTTTGAAGGTTGGCGTTGGTTGTTATGAAGACGGGAAGCGTCTGACACGCGACTATGGCCTGTCGCTGATGTGTACGGTCGACCTGCGTTACCTTGCCTTAAGACAGAG GCAATCTTCTGTGAACAATGGCCTCAGTCTGAAGTCTTTGGCTTCAGATCTGTTGAACATATCTTTAGATAAATCTTTGGAGTTGCGCTGCAGTGACTGGGAAGCAGATCAGTTGACGTTAGAGCAG ATAACCTACGCTGCCAGAGATGCTCAGGTTTCCATCGCGCTCtttctccacctcctcagccTCCAATCTGAAGCCGGACCCTCCTTTCCCAGTGGGGGCTCTTTCTCTGAGCTGGCCTCCCGCTGTCAGGGTCTGGTGGATGTTCCTTTCAGGGGCCGAGGAGACGGAGATGACAAGGCAGGCGAAGGAGAGAGAAGGCGGCGGACACGGAAACCAGCAGTTAATGAAAGCCCAGAGTCTGGAGATCAGCAAGTCCCAGACCCTCGAAAAAATAACAAGAGGAAGCCCCTGGGTGTTGGCTATTCTGCCAG GAAGTCTCCTCTGTACGATAACTGTTTTCTCTATGCACCTGATGGTCAGCCTCTGTGTACctgtgacaaaaagaaagccAAGTGGTACCTAGATAAAGGAATTGGAG TGCTTCAGAGTGAAGATCCTTTTGTTGTGCGGCTGCTGTTTGAGCCATCAGGACGTCCCGACTCGCAGCAGGACTACTATCTGACAGCCAAAGAGAATCTCTGTGTCGTCTGTGGCAAAGCTGATTCCTACATCAG gaaaaacattGTTCCACACGAGTACAGACGGCACTTCCCTACGGAGATGAAGGACCACAACTCGCATGACATCCTGCTGCTCTGCACAAGCTGCCACGCTGCTTCCAACGTGCACGACAGCTtcctgaagcagcagctggctGAAGAATTTGCCGCCCCTCAGGGCTGCGAAGAGGGAGTTCGGCCGCTGGAGGACTCAGACCGTCGGCGAGTGCGTTCGGCAGCTCGAGCTCTGCTCGGTGCCGGGGAGGGACTGCCAGAGCAGCGTCGAGAGGAGCTGCAGGTGCTGATCAAGAACTTCCTGAACGTAAAGGATGAGAAGCTGACGCTTGAGGTGCTGCAGCAGGTGGCCAGTCTGGAGACCAG GATATTGAACGAGACGTACGTGCCTCACGGTCTGAAAGTGGTGCAAGCTCATGCTGAACAGGGTCTGCGGGGCCTGATGGACCTGGAGCGTCGCTGGAGGCAGCACTTCCtcaccaccatgcagcctcgccacctccctcctctctggTCCGTTGACCACAATCACAGCAAGTTTCTCCGCAAATACGGAGAGGACCTGCCCATCAGTCTCAACTGA
- the exd2 gene encoding exonuclease 3'-5' domain-containing protein 2 isoform X3 — protein MPPPVQTLSSDQLLGVKPVMISCEQEWQQLWPLMQKDLSVFPVLGFDCEWVKTDGVSAKGRACAVSLLQLATYSGLCVLVRLLVFRHGQQPFPLSLMEVLRDPNILKVGVGCYEDGKRLTRDYGLSLMCTVDLRYLALRQRQSSVNNGLSLKSLASDLLNISLDKSLELRCSDWEADQLTLEQITYAARDAQVSIALFLHLLSLQSEAGPSFPSGGSFSELASRCQGLVDVPFRGRGDGDDKAGEGERRRRTRKPAVNESPESGDQQVPDPRKNNKRKPLGVGYSARKSPLYDNCFLYAPDGQPLCTCDKKKAKWYLDKGIGVLQSEDPFVVRLLFEPSGRPDSQQDYYLTAKENLCVVCGKADSYIRKNIVPHEYRRHFPTEMKDHNSHDILLLCTSCHAASNVHDSFLKQQLAEEFAAPQGCEEGVRPLEDSDRRRVRSAARALLGAGEGLPEQRREELQVLIKNFLNVKDEKLTLEVLQQVASLETRILNETYVPHGLKVVQAHAEQGLRGLMDLERRWRQHFLTTMQPRHLPPLWSVDHNHSKFLRKYGEDLPISLN, from the exons ATGCCCCCTCCTGTCCAAACCCTGTCATCTGATCAGCTGCTGGGGGTGAAACCAGTGATGATCAGCTGTGAGCAGGAGTGGCAGCAGTTGTGGCCTCTGATGCAAAAGGACCTATCAGTCTTCCCTGTGCTGGGGTTTGACTGTGAATGGGTAAAGACCGATGGC GTATCGGCAAAGGGTCGAGCCTGcgcagtttccctgctgcagttGGCCACGTACTCAGGTCTGTGTGTGCTGGTGAGGCTGCTGGTGTTTCGCCATGGGCAGCAGCCATTCCCACTCAGCTTGATGGAAGTTCTCAGAGACCCAAACATTTTGAAGGTTGGCGTTGGTTGTTATGAAGACGGGAAGCGTCTGACACGCGACTATGGCCTGTCGCTGATGTGTACGGTCGACCTGCGTTACCTTGCCTTAAGACAGAG GCAATCTTCTGTGAACAATGGCCTCAGTCTGAAGTCTTTGGCTTCAGATCTGTTGAACATATCTTTAGATAAATCTTTGGAGTTGCGCTGCAGTGACTGGGAAGCAGATCAGTTGACGTTAGAGCAG ATAACCTACGCTGCCAGAGATGCTCAGGTTTCCATCGCGCTCtttctccacctcctcagccTCCAATCTGAAGCCGGACCCTCCTTTCCCAGTGGGGGCTCTTTCTCTGAGCTGGCCTCCCGCTGTCAGGGTCTGGTGGATGTTCCTTTCAGGGGCCGAGGAGACGGAGATGACAAGGCAGGCGAAGGAGAGAGAAGGCGGCGGACACGGAAACCAGCAGTTAATGAAAGCCCAGAGTCTGGAGATCAGCAAGTCCCAGACCCTCGAAAAAATAACAAGAGGAAGCCCCTGGGTGTTGGCTATTCTGCCAG GAAGTCTCCTCTGTACGATAACTGTTTTCTCTATGCACCTGATGGTCAGCCTCTGTGTACctgtgacaaaaagaaagccAAGTGGTACCTAGATAAAGGAATTGGAG TGCTTCAGAGTGAAGATCCTTTTGTTGTGCGGCTGCTGTTTGAGCCATCAGGACGTCCCGACTCGCAGCAGGACTACTATCTGACAGCCAAAGAGAATCTCTGTGTCGTCTGTGGCAAAGCTGATTCCTACATCAG gaaaaacattGTTCCACACGAGTACAGACGGCACTTCCCTACGGAGATGAAGGACCACAACTCGCATGACATCCTGCTGCTCTGCACAAGCTGCCACGCTGCTTCCAACGTGCACGACAGCTtcctgaagcagcagctggctGAAGAATTTGCCGCCCCTCAGGGCTGCGAAGAGGGAGTTCGGCCGCTGGAGGACTCAGACCGTCGGCGAGTGCGTTCGGCAGCTCGAGCTCTGCTCGGTGCCGGGGAGGGACTGCCAGAGCAGCGTCGAGAGGAGCTGCAGGTGCTGATCAAGAACTTCCTGAACGTAAAGGATGAGAAGCTGACGCTTGAGGTGCTGCAGCAGGTGGCCAGTCTGGAGACCAG GATATTGAACGAGACGTACGTGCCTCACGGTCTGAAAGTGGTGCAAGCTCATGCTGAACAGGGTCTGCGGGGCCTGATGGACCTGGAGCGTCGCTGGAGGCAGCACTTCCtcaccaccatgcagcctcgccacctccctcctctctggTCCGTTGACCACAATCACAGCAAGTTTCTCCGCAAATACGGAGAGGACCTGCCCATCAGTCTCAACTGA